The proteins below come from a single Notamacropus eugenii isolate mMacEug1 chromosome 7, mMacEug1.pri_v2, whole genome shotgun sequence genomic window:
- the GON7 gene encoding EKC/KEOPS complex subunit GON7, whose amino-acid sequence MELLGEFVGRDGKQQRLRITCEGPSEAGRFQGLLSGLAQMREQVTELLQTVEGREARDPAAAGGSTSASEGEDDEAEDEESNTQNKIYSSGPPAKRIKPLHSLECSFGVKNFG is encoded by the exons ATGGAGCTTCTGGGAGAGTTTGTGGGACGAGATGGGAAGCAGCAGCGGCTCCGAATAACTTGTGAGGGGCCGAGTGAGGCAGGCCGCTTCCAGGGACTGCTGTCGGGGTTGGCGCAGATGAGGGAGCAGGTGACCGAGCTCCTTCAAACTGTGGAAGGAAGAGAGGCGCGGGACCCGGCGGCGGCTGGAGGCTCCACCTCGGCCTCGGAGG gtGAAGACGATGAGGCTGaagatgaagaaagtaacactcaaaacaaaatttacTCATCGGGACCACCTGCAAAACGGATAAAACCTTTACATAGTCTTGAATGTAGTTTTGGAGTAAAAAACTTTGGCTAA